From a region of the Panulirus ornatus isolate Po-2019 chromosome 34, ASM3632096v1, whole genome shotgun sequence genome:
- the LOC139759785 gene encoding uncharacterized protein isoform X1 codes for MRVSVFLACLLLSAVHAEHDKFFDEEGDVYMDLETGDAGDPTPVEGAEEGDQPPSTLDGKSEEGESVPLSQGTAKEDVIDTEESDRPASVARTLCYRTLLGGCKVHGGICITSAQKCHYRSRKLIGIGCSSCTCCPQGCSNTYSCNAQGGTCKRWCSSDESGFHGGCSTNCWCCVPKPKGCTTDLGCSSLGGVCRTWCSSHDTVVSGGCKGSKDCKCCLPKTCTRSEKCIVQGGTCKDWCSSHEMEVDHACFGGKNCKCCAPQACAPKDICAWKGGSCRRSSCLKHEKEISNGCDGKGCKCCVAVEVCSPKKSCSRHGGICRSQCKFGEWEEKNGCKGSGCTCCIPENRCEMTDWCWESRGSCKSWCGEDEKELVGECKGKGCKCCIRERNEKCTTSDWCWKSGGTCKDKCSFREEEIPEGCGGSKNCKCCAPQKSQECTNPEWCWENGGRCKEWCSKREDELPEGCGKGRNCKCCARRRSQECTNPEWCWKNGGSCKEWCSKNEDELPESCGKGRKCKCCARRRSKECTNPEWCWENGGSCKEWCSKDEDELPESCGKGKNCKCCARRKSQECTNPEWCWENGGSCKEWCSKDEDELPESCGRGKNCKCCARRKSQECTNPEWCWRMVEDAKSGVLKMKTNSQRAAVEGKTANAAHVENLKIGCRFSS; via the exons ATGAGGGTCTCTGTTTTTCTAGCGTGTCTCCTCCTTTCAGCAGTCCACGCCGAACACGATAAG ttcTTCGATGAGGAAGGGGATGTCTACATGGACCTTGAAACTGGGGACGCTGGGGATCCCACTCCAGTAGAAGGCGCTGAAGAAGGCGATCAGCCTCCATCAACACTCGATGGGAAATCTGAGGAGGGCGAGTCTGTGCCACTCTCCCAGGGAACTGCAAAGGAGGATGTCATTGACACAGAGGAAAGCGACAGACCTGCTTCTGTGGCGCGAACCTTGTGCTACCGGACTCTCCTAGGTGGCTGCAAAGTCCACGGTGGGATTTGCATCACATCCGCCCAGAAGTGCCACTACAGATCCAGGAAGCTAATAGGCATCGGCTGCTCCTCCTGCACGTGTTGTCCTCAAG GGTGTTCCAACACGTACTCTTGTAACGCCCAGGGAGGCACTTGCAAGAGATGGTGCTCATCGGACGAGAGTGGATTCCACGGCGGCTGCTCAACCAACTGCTGGTGCTGTGTCCCTAAACCTAAAG gtTGTACTACAGACCTGGGATGTTCGTCCTTAGGGGGTGTCTGCAGGACTTGGTGCTCATCCCATGACACAGTCGTCAGTGGTGGCTGCAAAGGCTCGAAGGACTGCAAGTGCTGCCTCCCCAAAA CATGTACTCGCTCCGAGAAGTGTATAGTGCAAGGTGGTACTTGTAAGGACTGGTGTTCATCTCACGAAATGGAAGTAGATCATGCGTGCTTTGGTGGCAAGAACTGCAAGTGCTGCGCCCCACAAG CCTGCGCTCCCAAGGACATCTGTGCTTGGAAGGGAGGCTCCTGCCGCAGGTCGTCTTGCTTAAAACACGAAAAGGAAATATCCAACGGCTGTGATGGGAAGGGCTGCAAGTGCTGTGTTGCTGTGGAAG TGTGTAGTCCTAAGAAATCGTGCAGTAGACATGGGGGCATCTGCAGATCGCAATGCAAGTTTGGAGAATGGGAGGAGAAGAACGGTTGCAAGGGAAGCGGGTGCACATGTTGCATACCAGAAAACA GGTGTGAAATGACCGACTGGTGTTGGGAAAGCCGCGGTTCTTGCAAGAGCTGGTGCGGGGAGGACGAGAAAGAGCTTGTAGGTGAATGCAAAGGCAAAGGTTGCAAATGCTGCATcagggaaagaaatgaaa AATGCACCACATCAGACTGGTGCTGGAAGAGTGGTGGCACTTGCAAGGATAAGTGTTCATTCAGAGAAGAAGAAATCCCAGAGGGTTGTGGAGGAAGCAAGAACTGCAAGTGCTGTGCACCTCAAAAATCTCAAG AATGCACCAACCCGGAATGGTGTTGGGAGAATGGTGGAAGATGCAAAGAGTGGTGTTCTAAACGTGAAGACGAACTCCCAGAGGGCTGTGGTAAAGGAAGAAATTGCAAATGCTGCGCACGTCGAAGATCTCAAG AATGCACCAACCCGGAATGGTGTTGGAAGAATGGTGGAAGCTGCAAAGAGTGGTGTTCTAAAAATGAAGACGAACTCCCAGAGAGCTGTGGTAAAGGAAGAAAATGCAAATGCTGCGCACGTCGAAGATCTAAAG AATGCACCAACCCGGAATGGTGTTGGGAGAATGGTGGAAGCTGCAAAGAGTGGTGTTCTAAAGATGAAGACGAACTCCCAGAGAGCTGCGGTAAAGGGAAAAACTGCAAATGCTGCGCACGTCGAAAATCTCAAG AATGCACCAACCCGGAATGGTGTTGGGAGAATGGTGGAAGCTGCAAAGAGTGGTGTTCTAAAGATGAAGACGAACTCCCAGAGAGCTGCGGTAgagggaaaaactgcaaatgCTGCGCACGTCGAAAATCTCAAG AATGCACCAACCCGGaatggtgttggagaatggtggAAGATGCAAAGAGTGGTGTTCTAAAAATGAAGACGAACTCCCAGAGAGCTGCGGTAgagggaaaaactgcaaatgCTGCGCACGTCGAAAATCTCAAG ATTGGGTGCAGGTTTAGCTCGTGA
- the LOC139759785 gene encoding uncharacterized protein isoform X4, with protein sequence MRVSVFLACLLLSAVHAEHDKFFDEEGDVYMDLETGDAGDPTPVEGAEEGDQPPSTLDGKSEEGESVPLSQGTAKEDVIDTEESDRPASVARTLCYRTLLGGCKVHGGICITSAQKCHYRSRKLIGIGCSSCTCCPQGCSNTYSCNAQGGTCKRWCSSDESGFHGGCSTNCWCCVPKPKGCTTDLGCSSLGGVCRTWCSSHDTVVSGGCKGSKDCKCCLPKTCTRSEKCIVQGGTCKDWCSSHEMEVDHACFGGKNCKCCAPQACAPKDICAWKGGSCRRSSCLKHEKEISNGCDGKGCKCCVAVEVCSPKKSCSRHGGICRSQCKFGEWEEKNGCKGSGCTCCIPENRCEMTDWCWESRGSCKSWCGEDEKELVGECKGKGCKCCIRERNEKCTTSDWCWKSGGTCKDKCSFREEEIPEGCGGSKNCKCCAPQKSQECTNPEWCWENGGRCKEWCSKREDELPEGCGKGRNCKCCARRRSQECTNPEWCWKNGGSCKEWCSKNEDELPESCGKGRKCKCCARRRSKECTNPEWCWENGGSCKEWCSKDEDELPESCGKGKNCKCCARRKSQECTNPEWCWENGGSCKEWCSKDEDELPESCGRGKNCKCCARRKSQDWVQV encoded by the exons ATGAGGGTCTCTGTTTTTCTAGCGTGTCTCCTCCTTTCAGCAGTCCACGCCGAACACGATAAG ttcTTCGATGAGGAAGGGGATGTCTACATGGACCTTGAAACTGGGGACGCTGGGGATCCCACTCCAGTAGAAGGCGCTGAAGAAGGCGATCAGCCTCCATCAACACTCGATGGGAAATCTGAGGAGGGCGAGTCTGTGCCACTCTCCCAGGGAACTGCAAAGGAGGATGTCATTGACACAGAGGAAAGCGACAGACCTGCTTCTGTGGCGCGAACCTTGTGCTACCGGACTCTCCTAGGTGGCTGCAAAGTCCACGGTGGGATTTGCATCACATCCGCCCAGAAGTGCCACTACAGATCCAGGAAGCTAATAGGCATCGGCTGCTCCTCCTGCACGTGTTGTCCTCAAG GGTGTTCCAACACGTACTCTTGTAACGCCCAGGGAGGCACTTGCAAGAGATGGTGCTCATCGGACGAGAGTGGATTCCACGGCGGCTGCTCAACCAACTGCTGGTGCTGTGTCCCTAAACCTAAAG gtTGTACTACAGACCTGGGATGTTCGTCCTTAGGGGGTGTCTGCAGGACTTGGTGCTCATCCCATGACACAGTCGTCAGTGGTGGCTGCAAAGGCTCGAAGGACTGCAAGTGCTGCCTCCCCAAAA CATGTACTCGCTCCGAGAAGTGTATAGTGCAAGGTGGTACTTGTAAGGACTGGTGTTCATCTCACGAAATGGAAGTAGATCATGCGTGCTTTGGTGGCAAGAACTGCAAGTGCTGCGCCCCACAAG CCTGCGCTCCCAAGGACATCTGTGCTTGGAAGGGAGGCTCCTGCCGCAGGTCGTCTTGCTTAAAACACGAAAAGGAAATATCCAACGGCTGTGATGGGAAGGGCTGCAAGTGCTGTGTTGCTGTGGAAG TGTGTAGTCCTAAGAAATCGTGCAGTAGACATGGGGGCATCTGCAGATCGCAATGCAAGTTTGGAGAATGGGAGGAGAAGAACGGTTGCAAGGGAAGCGGGTGCACATGTTGCATACCAGAAAACA GGTGTGAAATGACCGACTGGTGTTGGGAAAGCCGCGGTTCTTGCAAGAGCTGGTGCGGGGAGGACGAGAAAGAGCTTGTAGGTGAATGCAAAGGCAAAGGTTGCAAATGCTGCATcagggaaagaaatgaaa AATGCACCACATCAGACTGGTGCTGGAAGAGTGGTGGCACTTGCAAGGATAAGTGTTCATTCAGAGAAGAAGAAATCCCAGAGGGTTGTGGAGGAAGCAAGAACTGCAAGTGCTGTGCACCTCAAAAATCTCAAG AATGCACCAACCCGGAATGGTGTTGGGAGAATGGTGGAAGATGCAAAGAGTGGTGTTCTAAACGTGAAGACGAACTCCCAGAGGGCTGTGGTAAAGGAAGAAATTGCAAATGCTGCGCACGTCGAAGATCTCAAG AATGCACCAACCCGGAATGGTGTTGGAAGAATGGTGGAAGCTGCAAAGAGTGGTGTTCTAAAAATGAAGACGAACTCCCAGAGAGCTGTGGTAAAGGAAGAAAATGCAAATGCTGCGCACGTCGAAGATCTAAAG AATGCACCAACCCGGAATGGTGTTGGGAGAATGGTGGAAGCTGCAAAGAGTGGTGTTCTAAAGATGAAGACGAACTCCCAGAGAGCTGCGGTAAAGGGAAAAACTGCAAATGCTGCGCACGTCGAAAATCTCAAG AATGCACCAACCCGGAATGGTGTTGGGAGAATGGTGGAAGCTGCAAAGAGTGGTGTTCTAAAGATGAAGACGAACTCCCAGAGAGCTGCGGTAgagggaaaaactgcaaatgCTGCGCACGTCGAAAATCTCAAG ATTGGGTGCAGGTTTAG
- the LOC139759785 gene encoding uncharacterized protein isoform X2 has protein sequence MRVSVFLACLLLSAVHAEHDKFFDEEGDVYMDLETGDAGDPTPVEGAEEGDQPPSTLDGKSEEGESVPLSQGTAKEDVIDTEESDRPASVARTLCYRTLLGGCKVHGGICITSAQKCHYRSRKLIGIGCSSCTCCPQGCSNTYSCNAQGGTCKRWCSSDESGFHGGCSTNCWCCVPKPKGCTTDLGCSSLGGVCRTWCSSHDTVVSGGCKGSKDCKCCLPKTCTRSEKCIVQGGTCKDWCSSHEMEVDHACFGGKNCKCCAPQACAPKDICAWKGGSCRRSSCLKHEKEISNGCDGKGCKCCVAVEVCSPKKSCSRHGGICRSQCKFGEWEEKNGCKGSGCTCCIPENRCEMTDWCWESRGSCKSWCGEDEKELVGECKGKGCKCCIRERNEKCTTSDWCWKSGGTCKDKCSFREEEIPEGCGGSKNCKCCAPQKSQECTNPEWCWENGGRCKEWCSKREDELPEGCGKGRNCKCCARRRSQECTNPEWCWENGGSCKEWCSKDEDELPESCGKGKNCKCCARRKSQECTNPEWCWENGGSCKEWCSKDEDELPESCGRGKNCKCCARRKSQECTNPEWCWRMVEDAKSGVLKMKTNSQRAAVEGKTANAAHVENLKIGCRFSS, from the exons ATGAGGGTCTCTGTTTTTCTAGCGTGTCTCCTCCTTTCAGCAGTCCACGCCGAACACGATAAG ttcTTCGATGAGGAAGGGGATGTCTACATGGACCTTGAAACTGGGGACGCTGGGGATCCCACTCCAGTAGAAGGCGCTGAAGAAGGCGATCAGCCTCCATCAACACTCGATGGGAAATCTGAGGAGGGCGAGTCTGTGCCACTCTCCCAGGGAACTGCAAAGGAGGATGTCATTGACACAGAGGAAAGCGACAGACCTGCTTCTGTGGCGCGAACCTTGTGCTACCGGACTCTCCTAGGTGGCTGCAAAGTCCACGGTGGGATTTGCATCACATCCGCCCAGAAGTGCCACTACAGATCCAGGAAGCTAATAGGCATCGGCTGCTCCTCCTGCACGTGTTGTCCTCAAG GGTGTTCCAACACGTACTCTTGTAACGCCCAGGGAGGCACTTGCAAGAGATGGTGCTCATCGGACGAGAGTGGATTCCACGGCGGCTGCTCAACCAACTGCTGGTGCTGTGTCCCTAAACCTAAAG gtTGTACTACAGACCTGGGATGTTCGTCCTTAGGGGGTGTCTGCAGGACTTGGTGCTCATCCCATGACACAGTCGTCAGTGGTGGCTGCAAAGGCTCGAAGGACTGCAAGTGCTGCCTCCCCAAAA CATGTACTCGCTCCGAGAAGTGTATAGTGCAAGGTGGTACTTGTAAGGACTGGTGTTCATCTCACGAAATGGAAGTAGATCATGCGTGCTTTGGTGGCAAGAACTGCAAGTGCTGCGCCCCACAAG CCTGCGCTCCCAAGGACATCTGTGCTTGGAAGGGAGGCTCCTGCCGCAGGTCGTCTTGCTTAAAACACGAAAAGGAAATATCCAACGGCTGTGATGGGAAGGGCTGCAAGTGCTGTGTTGCTGTGGAAG TGTGTAGTCCTAAGAAATCGTGCAGTAGACATGGGGGCATCTGCAGATCGCAATGCAAGTTTGGAGAATGGGAGGAGAAGAACGGTTGCAAGGGAAGCGGGTGCACATGTTGCATACCAGAAAACA GGTGTGAAATGACCGACTGGTGTTGGGAAAGCCGCGGTTCTTGCAAGAGCTGGTGCGGGGAGGACGAGAAAGAGCTTGTAGGTGAATGCAAAGGCAAAGGTTGCAAATGCTGCATcagggaaagaaatgaaa AATGCACCACATCAGACTGGTGCTGGAAGAGTGGTGGCACTTGCAAGGATAAGTGTTCATTCAGAGAAGAAGAAATCCCAGAGGGTTGTGGAGGAAGCAAGAACTGCAAGTGCTGTGCACCTCAAAAATCTCAAG AATGCACCAACCCGGAATGGTGTTGGGAGAATGGTGGAAGATGCAAAGAGTGGTGTTCTAAACGTGAAGACGAACTCCCAGAGGGCTGTGGTAAAGGAAGAAATTGCAAATGCTGCGCACGTCGAAGATCTCAAG AATGCACCAACCCGGAATGGTGTTGGGAGAATGGTGGAAGCTGCAAAGAGTGGTGTTCTAAAGATGAAGACGAACTCCCAGAGAGCTGCGGTAAAGGGAAAAACTGCAAATGCTGCGCACGTCGAAAATCTCAAG AATGCACCAACCCGGAATGGTGTTGGGAGAATGGTGGAAGCTGCAAAGAGTGGTGTTCTAAAGATGAAGACGAACTCCCAGAGAGCTGCGGTAgagggaaaaactgcaaatgCTGCGCACGTCGAAAATCTCAAG AATGCACCAACCCGGaatggtgttggagaatggtggAAGATGCAAAGAGTGGTGTTCTAAAAATGAAGACGAACTCCCAGAGAGCTGCGGTAgagggaaaaactgcaaatgCTGCGCACGTCGAAAATCTCAAG ATTGGGTGCAGGTTTAGCTCGTGA
- the LOC139759785 gene encoding uncharacterized protein isoform X3 — translation MRVSVFLACLLLSAVHAEHDKFFDEEGDVYMDLETGDAGDPTPVEGAEEGDQPPSTLDGKSEEGESVPLSQGTAKEDVIDTEESDRPASVARTLCYRTLLGGCKVHGGICITSAQKCHYRSRKLIGIGCSSCTCCPQGCSNTYSCNAQGGTCKRWCSSDESGFHGGCSTNCWCCVPKPKGCTTDLGCSSLGGVCRTWCSSHDTVVSGGCKGSKDCKCCLPKTCTRSEKCIVQGGTCKDWCSSHEMEVDHACFGGKNCKCCAPQACAPKDICAWKGGSCRRSSCLKHEKEISNGCDGKGCKCCVAVEVCSPKKSCSRHGGICRSQCKFGEWEEKNGCKGSGCTCCIPENRCEMTDWCWESRGSCKSWCGEDEKELVGECKGKGCKCCIRERNEKCTTSDWCWKSGGTCKDKCSFREEEIPEGCGGSKNCKCCAPQKSQECTNPEWCWKNGGSCKEWCSKNEDELPESCGKGRKCKCCARRRSKECTNPEWCWENGGSCKEWCSKDEDELPESCGKGKNCKCCARRKSQECTNPEWCWENGGSCKEWCSKDEDELPESCGRGKNCKCCARRKSQECTNPEWCWRMVEDAKSGVLKMKTNSQRAAVEGKTANAAHVENLKIGCRFSS, via the exons ATGAGGGTCTCTGTTTTTCTAGCGTGTCTCCTCCTTTCAGCAGTCCACGCCGAACACGATAAG ttcTTCGATGAGGAAGGGGATGTCTACATGGACCTTGAAACTGGGGACGCTGGGGATCCCACTCCAGTAGAAGGCGCTGAAGAAGGCGATCAGCCTCCATCAACACTCGATGGGAAATCTGAGGAGGGCGAGTCTGTGCCACTCTCCCAGGGAACTGCAAAGGAGGATGTCATTGACACAGAGGAAAGCGACAGACCTGCTTCTGTGGCGCGAACCTTGTGCTACCGGACTCTCCTAGGTGGCTGCAAAGTCCACGGTGGGATTTGCATCACATCCGCCCAGAAGTGCCACTACAGATCCAGGAAGCTAATAGGCATCGGCTGCTCCTCCTGCACGTGTTGTCCTCAAG GGTGTTCCAACACGTACTCTTGTAACGCCCAGGGAGGCACTTGCAAGAGATGGTGCTCATCGGACGAGAGTGGATTCCACGGCGGCTGCTCAACCAACTGCTGGTGCTGTGTCCCTAAACCTAAAG gtTGTACTACAGACCTGGGATGTTCGTCCTTAGGGGGTGTCTGCAGGACTTGGTGCTCATCCCATGACACAGTCGTCAGTGGTGGCTGCAAAGGCTCGAAGGACTGCAAGTGCTGCCTCCCCAAAA CATGTACTCGCTCCGAGAAGTGTATAGTGCAAGGTGGTACTTGTAAGGACTGGTGTTCATCTCACGAAATGGAAGTAGATCATGCGTGCTTTGGTGGCAAGAACTGCAAGTGCTGCGCCCCACAAG CCTGCGCTCCCAAGGACATCTGTGCTTGGAAGGGAGGCTCCTGCCGCAGGTCGTCTTGCTTAAAACACGAAAAGGAAATATCCAACGGCTGTGATGGGAAGGGCTGCAAGTGCTGTGTTGCTGTGGAAG TGTGTAGTCCTAAGAAATCGTGCAGTAGACATGGGGGCATCTGCAGATCGCAATGCAAGTTTGGAGAATGGGAGGAGAAGAACGGTTGCAAGGGAAGCGGGTGCACATGTTGCATACCAGAAAACA GGTGTGAAATGACCGACTGGTGTTGGGAAAGCCGCGGTTCTTGCAAGAGCTGGTGCGGGGAGGACGAGAAAGAGCTTGTAGGTGAATGCAAAGGCAAAGGTTGCAAATGCTGCATcagggaaagaaatgaaa AATGCACCACATCAGACTGGTGCTGGAAGAGTGGTGGCACTTGCAAGGATAAGTGTTCATTCAGAGAAGAAGAAATCCCAGAGGGTTGTGGAGGAAGCAAGAACTGCAAGTGCTGTGCACCTCAAAAATCTCAAG AATGCACCAACCCGGAATGGTGTTGGAAGAATGGTGGAAGCTGCAAAGAGTGGTGTTCTAAAAATGAAGACGAACTCCCAGAGAGCTGTGGTAAAGGAAGAAAATGCAAATGCTGCGCACGTCGAAGATCTAAAG AATGCACCAACCCGGAATGGTGTTGGGAGAATGGTGGAAGCTGCAAAGAGTGGTGTTCTAAAGATGAAGACGAACTCCCAGAGAGCTGCGGTAAAGGGAAAAACTGCAAATGCTGCGCACGTCGAAAATCTCAAG AATGCACCAACCCGGAATGGTGTTGGGAGAATGGTGGAAGCTGCAAAGAGTGGTGTTCTAAAGATGAAGACGAACTCCCAGAGAGCTGCGGTAgagggaaaaactgcaaatgCTGCGCACGTCGAAAATCTCAAG AATGCACCAACCCGGaatggtgttggagaatggtggAAGATGCAAAGAGTGGTGTTCTAAAAATGAAGACGAACTCCCAGAGAGCTGCGGTAgagggaaaaactgcaaatgCTGCGCACGTCGAAAATCTCAAG ATTGGGTGCAGGTTTAGCTCGTGA
- the LOC139759785 gene encoding uncharacterized protein isoform X5, translated as MRVSVFLACLLLSAVHAEHDKFFDEEGDVYMDLETGDAGDPTPVEGAEEGDQPPSTLDGKSEEGESVPLSQGTAKEDVIDTEESDRPASVARTLCYRTLLGGCKVHGGICITSAQKCHYRSRKLIGIGCSSCTCCPQGCSNTYSCNAQGGTCKRWCSSDESGFHGGCSTNCWCCVPKPKGCTTDLGCSSLGGVCRTWCSSHDTVVSGGCKGSKDCKCCLPKTCTRSEKCIVQGGTCKDWCSSHEMEVDHACFGGKNCKCCAPQACAPKDICAWKGGSCRRSSCLKHEKEISNGCDGKGCKCCVAVEVCSPKKSCSRHGGICRSQCKFGEWEEKNGCKGSGCTCCIPENRCEMTDWCWESRGSCKSWCGEDEKELVGECKGKGCKCCIRERNEKCTTSDWCWKSGGTCKDKCSFREEEIPEGCGGSKNCKCCAPQKSQECTNPEWCWENGGSCKEWCSKDEDELPESCGKGKNCKCCARRKSQECTNPEWCWENGGSCKEWCSKDEDELPESCGRGKNCKCCARRKSQECTNPEWCWRMVEDAKSGVLKMKTNSQRAAVEGKTANAAHVENLKIGCRFSS; from the exons ATGAGGGTCTCTGTTTTTCTAGCGTGTCTCCTCCTTTCAGCAGTCCACGCCGAACACGATAAG ttcTTCGATGAGGAAGGGGATGTCTACATGGACCTTGAAACTGGGGACGCTGGGGATCCCACTCCAGTAGAAGGCGCTGAAGAAGGCGATCAGCCTCCATCAACACTCGATGGGAAATCTGAGGAGGGCGAGTCTGTGCCACTCTCCCAGGGAACTGCAAAGGAGGATGTCATTGACACAGAGGAAAGCGACAGACCTGCTTCTGTGGCGCGAACCTTGTGCTACCGGACTCTCCTAGGTGGCTGCAAAGTCCACGGTGGGATTTGCATCACATCCGCCCAGAAGTGCCACTACAGATCCAGGAAGCTAATAGGCATCGGCTGCTCCTCCTGCACGTGTTGTCCTCAAG GGTGTTCCAACACGTACTCTTGTAACGCCCAGGGAGGCACTTGCAAGAGATGGTGCTCATCGGACGAGAGTGGATTCCACGGCGGCTGCTCAACCAACTGCTGGTGCTGTGTCCCTAAACCTAAAG gtTGTACTACAGACCTGGGATGTTCGTCCTTAGGGGGTGTCTGCAGGACTTGGTGCTCATCCCATGACACAGTCGTCAGTGGTGGCTGCAAAGGCTCGAAGGACTGCAAGTGCTGCCTCCCCAAAA CATGTACTCGCTCCGAGAAGTGTATAGTGCAAGGTGGTACTTGTAAGGACTGGTGTTCATCTCACGAAATGGAAGTAGATCATGCGTGCTTTGGTGGCAAGAACTGCAAGTGCTGCGCCCCACAAG CCTGCGCTCCCAAGGACATCTGTGCTTGGAAGGGAGGCTCCTGCCGCAGGTCGTCTTGCTTAAAACACGAAAAGGAAATATCCAACGGCTGTGATGGGAAGGGCTGCAAGTGCTGTGTTGCTGTGGAAG TGTGTAGTCCTAAGAAATCGTGCAGTAGACATGGGGGCATCTGCAGATCGCAATGCAAGTTTGGAGAATGGGAGGAGAAGAACGGTTGCAAGGGAAGCGGGTGCACATGTTGCATACCAGAAAACA GGTGTGAAATGACCGACTGGTGTTGGGAAAGCCGCGGTTCTTGCAAGAGCTGGTGCGGGGAGGACGAGAAAGAGCTTGTAGGTGAATGCAAAGGCAAAGGTTGCAAATGCTGCATcagggaaagaaatgaaa AATGCACCACATCAGACTGGTGCTGGAAGAGTGGTGGCACTTGCAAGGATAAGTGTTCATTCAGAGAAGAAGAAATCCCAGAGGGTTGTGGAGGAAGCAAGAACTGCAAGTGCTGTGCACCTCAAAAATCTCAAG AATGCACCAACCCGGAATGGTGTTGGGAGAATGGTGGAAGCTGCAAAGAGTGGTGTTCTAAAGATGAAGACGAACTCCCAGAGAGCTGCGGTAAAGGGAAAAACTGCAAATGCTGCGCACGTCGAAAATCTCAAG AATGCACCAACCCGGAATGGTGTTGGGAGAATGGTGGAAGCTGCAAAGAGTGGTGTTCTAAAGATGAAGACGAACTCCCAGAGAGCTGCGGTAgagggaaaaactgcaaatgCTGCGCACGTCGAAAATCTCAAG AATGCACCAACCCGGaatggtgttggagaatggtggAAGATGCAAAGAGTGGTGTTCTAAAAATGAAGACGAACTCCCAGAGAGCTGCGGTAgagggaaaaactgcaaatgCTGCGCACGTCGAAAATCTCAAG ATTGGGTGCAGGTTTAGCTCGTGA